A single window of Armatimonadota bacterium DNA harbors:
- a CDS encoding S-layer homology domain-containing protein encodes MRARFLRCICWVAALVGLLLTGVGGGALWAQPFADVPTNHWAYDAIAELAAKGLIEGYPDGTFKGNQPLTRYEMAMVVARIIARIEAIPTPPPPEVRRADLDAVRRDLSAATGRIAVNERDIATLQR; translated from the coding sequence ATGCGTGCCCGTTTCCTCAGGTGCATCTGCTGGGTCGCGGCGCTGGTGGGGCTCCTCCTCACCGGGGTCGGGGGAGGTGCGCTTTGGGCCCAGCCCTTTGCGGACGTACCGACGAACCACTGGGCGTACGACGCGATTGCGGAGTTGGCGGCGAAGGGTCTGATTGAGGGGTATCCGGACGGGACGTTCAAGGGGAATCAACCTCTGACGCGGTACGAGATGGCGATGGTGGTAGCTCGGATCATTGCGCGGATCGAGGCGATTCCGACCCCGCCTCCGCCGGAGGTTCGGCGGGCGGATCTGGATGCGGTGCGTCGGGATCTGAGTGCGGCCACGGGGCGGATTGCGGTGAATGAGCGGGACATTGCGACGCTGCAGCGGT
- a CDS encoding S-layer homology domain-containing protein has product MTRKTAGAVVLALVLALVAPGFSQPFADVPTNHWAYDAIAELAAKGLIEGYPDGTFKGNQPLTRYEMAMVVARIIARIEAIPTPPPPEVRRADLDAVRRDLSAATGRIAVNERDIATLQRLVNEFRAELQALGVRVTALEEELQALRARLDNTRVTGLFDAWYVVNQLAGTNSIPIWPRFRLQFTGTVAPDVSVFIRPRWFSNTGNQFVLDFDLGYLEVRNLLGWEGLTLRAGRDRLTLGGVVGLLLSEPSYDAAHRTGVSLTGSLGPFRFLALTQFADPTNAFGPTVYGGRLSFDFLPGWTLGVNGRWDRNVLGTTQQGQGYSADLVASLAPGLRLRAEYAFYDNTTLAQQGNYLYADLTLNLAQMAGIETFSPVITVWYKNYDFNRLPAPAPGLTPGNFTAYGWPFVTIGNRDDLNTFGARLDLTLFENVGVWVAGEFGSIKSTSQSWNLWFAGARWEIAPRTPLMLYYANTQIAGTNTFQTYGAYISTSW; this is encoded by the coding sequence ATGACGAGGAAGACCGCGGGTGCAGTGGTTCTGGCGCTTGTCCTGGCCCTCGTCGCCCCTGGCTTCAGCCAGCCCTTTGCGGACGTACCGACGAACCACTGGGCGTACGACGCGATTGCGGAGTTGGCGGCGAAGGGTCTGATTGAGGGGTATCCGGACGGGACGTTCAAGGGGAATCAACCTCTGACGCGGTACGAGATGGCGATGGTGGTAGCTCGGATCATTGCGCGGATTGAGGCGATTCCGACCCCGCCTCCGCCGGAGGTTCGGCGGGCGGATCTGGATGCGGTGCGTCGGGATCTGAGTGCGGCCACGGGGCGGATTGCGGTGAATGAGCGGGACATTGCGACGCTGCAGCGGTTGGTGAACGAGTTTCGGGCGGAGTTGCAGGCGTTGGGGGTGCGGGTGACGGCGCTGGAGGAGGAGTTGCAGGCCCTGCGGGCCCGCCTGGACAACACCCGGGTGACGGGGCTGTTTGACGCGTGGTACGTGGTGAACCAGCTTGCGGGCACCAACTCCATCCCCATCTGGCCGCGGTTCCGCCTGCAGTTCACGGGCACCGTGGCCCCGGACGTGAGTGTGTTCATCCGGCCCCGGTGGTTCTCCAACACCGGGAATCAGTTCGTCTTAGACTTCGATCTGGGCTATCTCGAGGTTCGGAACCTGCTCGGATGGGAAGGCCTTACCCTCCGGGCCGGCCGGGATCGGTTGACCCTCGGCGGAGTGGTGGGGCTCCTCCTGAGTGAGCCTAGCTACGATGCTGCACACCGTACCGGCGTGAGCCTGACGGGGAGTCTTGGCCCCTTCCGCTTCCTGGCCCTCACCCAGTTTGCGGACCCCACCAACGCCTTCGGTCCCACCGTGTACGGAGGCCGCCTGTCCTTCGATTTCCTGCCGGGCTGGACTCTGGGCGTGAACGGTCGGTGGGACCGGAACGTCTTAGGGACAACCCAGCAGGGCCAGGGCTACAGTGCGGATCTGGTGGCATCCCTCGCTCCCGGCTTGAGACTACGGGCCGAGTATGCATTCTACGACAATACCACCCTGGCGCAGCAGGGGAACTACCTCTATGCGGATCTCACGTTGAACCTGGCCCAGATGGCTGGAATCGAGACGTTCAGCCCCGTGATCACTGTGTGGTACAAGAACTACGATTTCAACCGTCTCCCGGCTCCCGCTCCTGGGCTTACTCCTGGGAACTTCACCGCGTACGGATGGCCCTTCGTGACCATCGGCAACCGGGATGACCTCAACACCTTCGGCGCCCGACTTGATCTCACGCTCTTCGAAAATGTAGGCGTGTGGGTCGCGGGCGAGTTCGGCAGCATCAAGAGCACGAGCCAGAGCTGGAACCTCTGGTTCGCTGGGGCCCGCTGGGAGATCGCGCCGCGGACGCCCCTCATGCTGTACTACGCGAATACCCAAATTGCGGGGACGAATACGTTCCAGACCTACGGCGCGTACATCTCCACCAGCTGGTAG
- a CDS encoding resolvase: MVVLAVDPGRGKCGIAVCSEERVLHREVVPREDLEGRLGELVTRYGVEVVVVGDQTGAREVTALAERLGRRVVQVSEQGTTLLARARYLQDHPPRGWRRLLPSFLRVPDRPYDDYVAVLLAERFLGAGRRKSI; the protein is encoded by the coding sequence GTGGTGGTCCTCGCGGTGGACCCGGGTCGGGGCAAGTGCGGGATCGCGGTGTGCAGCGAGGAACGGGTCCTCCACCGGGAGGTGGTGCCCCGGGAGGACCTGGAGGGCCGGTTGGGGGAGCTCGTGACGCGCTACGGGGTAGAGGTGGTGGTGGTGGGGGACCAGACGGGGGCTCGGGAGGTCACGGCCCTCGCGGAGCGGTTGGGACGGCGGGTGGTGCAGGTCTCCGAACAGGGAACAACCCTACTGGCCCGGGCCCGCTACCTCCAGGATCACCCGCCCCGGGGCTGGCGCCGGCTGCTCCCCTCCTTCCTCCGGGTGCCCGACCGGCCCTACGATGACTACGTGGCAGTCCTCCTCGCGGAGCGGTTTTTGGGGGCGGGGAGGAGGAAATCCATTTGA
- a CDS encoding TonB family protein has translation MRRVALLALLLLLGVGCSGARQSPPPQPSARSQVRLEGPTAEEEGDLKGEAFVPGIRSPEERRTPKPLPPLTSHRPRPRVRARESSENRTSQPRGRAGQALPTKQAPSIPHPTGPSEGPPSPAAAKVGAPANGGETSRPDLARESPPIRVLEPPSETPGPASPAQPMTPEPVPSPSPTELPPASEPSPPVLTPPRPLLRPHPTYPGTFEVSVRRSELTSEAALLLPEGRVRLKLLVRADGTVGSVEILVSSGVPELDRAALEALKTWHFEPARQDGTPIPAYYVVWVTFRVEP, from the coding sequence ATGCGTCGGGTTGCCCTCCTCGCGCTCCTCCTCCTGTTAGGCGTGGGGTGCTCCGGGGCCCGGCAATCCCCGCCCCCGCAGCCCTCGGCGCGATCACAGGTCCGTCTCGAGGGCCCCACCGCGGAGGAGGAAGGAGACCTGAAAGGGGAGGCCTTCGTCCCCGGGATCCGGAGTCCAGAGGAGCGCCGGACCCCCAAGCCGCTTCCCCCTCTGACTTCTCACCGCCCCCGGCCCCGTGTCCGCGCCCGGGAATCCTCGGAGAACCGGACGTCTCAGCCCCGTGGGCGGGCCGGGCAGGCCCTCCCCACGAAGCAGGCCCCATCCATCCCGCATCCCACGGGGCCTTCCGAGGGACCTCCGAGCCCTGCGGCGGCCAAGGTCGGGGCACCGGCCAACGGTGGCGAGACCTCCCGTCCGGACCTGGCCCGGGAATCCCCACCCATAAGGGTCCTCGAACCCCCCTCCGAGACGCCCGGGCCCGCTTCCCCCGCGCAGCCCATGACACCCGAGCCGGTTCCTTCCCCATCCCCCACGGAACTCCCTCCCGCTTCGGAGCCCTCCCCTCCGGTCCTTACTCCTCCTCGGCCCCTTCTCAGGCCCCACCCCACCTACCCGGGTACCTTCGAGGTTTCCGTCCGGCGGTCCGAACTCACCTCGGAGGCCGCCCTGCTCTTGCCGGAGGGCCGGGTGCGGCTGAAGCTGCTGGTCCGAGCGGACGGGACCGTGGGATCCGTGGAGATCCTGGTCTCCTCCGGGGTTCCGGAACTGGACCGGGCGGCCCTCGAGGCCCTGAAGACCTGGCACTTCGAGCCCGCCCGGCAGGACGGGACGCCCATCCCCGCGTACTACGTGGTCTGGGTGACCTTCCGGGTGGAGCCGTGA
- a CDS encoding TonB-dependent receptor has product MRACPLLLSFSLSLLLASVFALPAPAQVPPVFEGEEVVVAGRRPQPVVSTPAYVTVLQGEELRRLGFVTVGEALRLLAEMYVRENYGGPGGLLQPSIRGTSPLQVLVLLDGVPLNPTAQFGVNLATLSLGEVERIEVLRGPYSALWGSGALGGVIHVITRRPERAQISGGYGSFRTAQARLSVGGGSEAFRYGLGAELLTTGGFLPNGDAQRLTLTGRLFLSRGSETRLELGLHHTDGRYGLPGPSFMPTPSDRQSDRRTVLGLTWRRGDPSLPEHLIRLWWYGEGFAYTSPGYGSDAQGNAYGANWQRVLRLSSGALLTVGAEWQGSGYRYQDTFGGYRVEDSTLSGYAQYDLPLGGRTLLGLGARLDLHSTWGAQLNPRLGFVHFLSPRVRIRGGLGRTFRGPTFGERFFPGCSDPLLKPESAWSADLGVEAEVREGFVARLNGFYTDAQDLIAGGCPPQNVGSARITGLSAEAVGRLGDRWSVLGNLTWSDGLDRTTGLALLRLPTWTANLALRYALAENRSVALVARYVGERGDLDYSVSPPARVVLPAYLNLDLRYEMRISGWTVQAGLDNLLDTRYETLRGYPAPGRSVYVRFSGSF; this is encoded by the coding sequence GTGCGTGCTTGCCCTCTTCTCCTGAGCTTTTCGCTTTCCCTTCTGCTCGCGTCCGTTTTTGCCCTGCCCGCTCCGGCCCAGGTCCCACCCGTCTTTGAGGGCGAGGAGGTGGTGGTGGCCGGGCGCCGGCCCCAACCCGTGGTCAGTACCCCTGCGTACGTGACGGTGTTGCAGGGCGAGGAGCTGCGAAGGCTCGGGTTCGTGACCGTGGGCGAGGCCCTGCGGTTGCTGGCGGAGATGTATGTCCGGGAAAACTACGGGGGGCCGGGCGGTTTGCTCCAGCCCAGCATCCGGGGCACCAGCCCTCTCCAGGTCCTGGTGCTCCTAGATGGCGTCCCCCTCAACCCCACCGCTCAGTTCGGGGTGAACCTCGCCACCCTCTCCCTCGGGGAGGTGGAACGCATCGAGGTCCTGCGGGGCCCGTACTCCGCCCTGTGGGGGAGCGGGGCCCTGGGAGGCGTGATCCACGTCATCACCCGGAGACCCGAACGCGCGCAGATCTCCGGCGGCTACGGGAGCTTCCGCACCGCGCAGGCCCGCCTGAGCGTGGGAGGGGGTTCTGAAGCCTTTCGGTACGGCCTTGGAGCCGAACTCCTCACCACGGGCGGATTCCTGCCCAACGGCGATGCGCAGCGCCTCACCCTCACCGGACGGCTCTTCCTCTCCCGGGGTTCGGAGACCCGCTTGGAGCTCGGTCTCCACCACACGGACGGCCGCTACGGCCTTCCCGGACCCTCCTTCATGCCCACGCCCTCCGACCGGCAGTCCGATCGGCGCACGGTGCTGGGCCTCACGTGGCGACGGGGAGACCCGAGCCTGCCGGAGCACCTGATCCGCTTGTGGTGGTACGGGGAAGGATTCGCGTACACCTCTCCCGGGTACGGATCCGATGCCCAAGGAAACGCGTACGGCGCGAACTGGCAGCGGGTGCTGCGCCTGAGCTCGGGAGCCCTCCTCACGGTGGGCGCGGAGTGGCAGGGATCGGGCTACCGTTACCAGGACACCTTCGGCGGCTACCGCGTGGAAGACTCCACCCTCTCGGGCTACGCGCAGTACGACCTTCCCCTGGGAGGCCGGACGCTCCTGGGCCTCGGCGCCCGCCTCGACCTGCACTCCACCTGGGGCGCTCAGCTCAACCCGAGACTCGGATTCGTGCACTTCCTGAGCCCCCGCGTACGGATTCGGGGTGGCCTGGGCCGCACCTTCCGGGGTCCCACCTTCGGGGAGCGGTTCTTCCCGGGGTGCAGCGACCCCCTCTTGAAGCCCGAGAGCGCATGGTCCGCGGACCTGGGGGTGGAGGCGGAGGTGCGGGAGGGGTTCGTGGCGCGGCTCAACGGCTTCTACACGGACGCCCAGGATCTCATCGCGGGCGGTTGTCCCCCGCAGAACGTGGGCTCCGCCCGCATCACCGGACTCTCCGCGGAGGCGGTGGGACGGCTCGGGGATCGGTGGTCGGTGCTCGGAAACCTCACCTGGTCGGATGGGCTGGACCGTACCACAGGTCTTGCGCTCCTGCGTCTGCCCACGTGGACCGCGAACCTGGCCCTTCGCTATGCCCTGGCCGAGAACCGCTCCGTGGCCCTGGTGGCCCGCTACGTGGGGGAGCGCGGGGATCTGGACTACTCCGTATCCCCCCCGGCCCGGGTAGTGCTCCCCGCCTACCTCAACCTGGACCTCCGGTACGAGATGCGGATCTCCGGCTGGACCGTACAGGCGGGGTTGGATAACCTCCTCGATACCCGCTACGAGACCCTGCGGGGATATCCCGCGCCCGGGCGGTCCGTGTACGTGCGGTTCTCCGGGAGCTTCTGA
- a CDS encoding DUF3084 domain-containing protein, whose protein sequence is MEIGYLFLPLLLLISGLIAYVGNVVGRRVGKQRLSLWGLRPRTTAHIVTVLTGMLIHLLTVGTVLGLSRDARTALFRLRETVSQLEGRAEELRREIARLEGGTIAVLSDQELAREVLDGRLSPSEVREAFFRLRQRAVEFATGQGAGPDANGNVIVPFEPGISWEAIERLIRRRRQEVVVRIVSTKNVLAGEPVPVAVQLVNNELVFRKGQVLGEGVVPPGPREQVRDVLLALVQVATQRAGPPGRSRILSAPQARVNGPPYVVVDGDSGRRITDQILRRGVPTRVRVVVLRDAFTEGPLWLGFELGRTPP, encoded by the coding sequence ATGGAGATCGGCTACCTCTTCCTGCCCCTGTTGCTCCTCATCAGCGGCCTCATCGCCTACGTGGGGAACGTGGTGGGCCGCCGGGTCGGCAAGCAGCGCCTGAGCCTGTGGGGACTGCGTCCCCGGACCACGGCCCACATCGTGACGGTGCTCACCGGGATGCTCATCCACCTCCTCACCGTGGGAACCGTCCTGGGGCTCTCCCGGGACGCCCGCACGGCCCTGTTCCGGCTTCGGGAGACGGTGAGCCAGCTCGAGGGACGCGCGGAGGAGTTGCGGCGGGAGATCGCCCGGCTGGAAGGGGGGACCATCGCCGTGCTCAGCGACCAGGAGCTCGCCCGGGAGGTGCTGGACGGCCGCCTCAGCCCTTCCGAGGTTCGGGAAGCCTTCTTCCGGCTGCGTCAGCGGGCCGTGGAGTTCGCCACGGGTCAGGGAGCAGGACCCGATGCGAACGGAAACGTGATCGTGCCGTTCGAGCCGGGGATCTCCTGGGAGGCCATCGAGCGCCTCATCCGGCGCCGTCGGCAGGAGGTGGTGGTCCGCATCGTCAGCACCAAGAACGTGCTCGCGGGAGAGCCGGTGCCCGTGGCCGTGCAGCTGGTCAACAATGAGCTCGTGTTCCGGAAGGGGCAGGTCCTGGGGGAGGGTGTTGTCCCTCCCGGTCCGCGGGAGCAGGTGCGGGACGTCCTGCTGGCCCTGGTGCAGGTGGCGACGCAGCGGGCGGGACCGCCTGGCCGCAGCCGCATCCTGAGCGCCCCGCAGGCCCGCGTGAACGGCCCTCCCTACGTGGTGGTGGACGGGGACTCGGGTCGGCGGATCACGGACCAGATCCTCCGCCGCGGGGTGCCCACCCGAGTGCGCGTGGTGGTGCTCCGGGACGCCTTCACGGAAGGCCCGCTCTGGCTTGGGTTCGAGCTCGGGCGGACGCCTCCGTGA
- a CDS encoding glycosyltransferase family 39 protein — protein MRRALHAGVVLSLVLLFWRLGSSPFWDQDEAKYAGIAREILRTGDWITLHWNGEPWFVHPPLYFWLLAATGKWLGVTEFVARFWSAVPGALGVGVTGLLGRELFGPGCGLLSAFVLATTLQWWAQARLAVFDPLLVLWMLLSLFGFWRGYARGERGAYLLAFVAAGLGTLTKGFVAAVVPGAVGLLFLALRRELGRLREVPWFPGLLSYAVLGCGWYAVQAVLHGEPFLRTALGYYTLNRYVGVVEGQSGPVWYYVPVLILGLVPWTAFLVRACSEAVRARTDPRPLFLLTWLGFGFAFFSLAGTKLPNYVLGLYPSAAILIGRVLEAGVFGEEEGALRDGWRLLLGLCALFTAAVAIYGFLLYPFQTRTLVPALIPPVGALVVGGGIASWLGLRGSAGPAVLALGGSSLLFFALATGITLPQVDRYRHGPELGRTVASVVRPGDVRIGYRTTNSLITYSGLHWRYAEDGASLREMLCAVPSRRRAVVVVPERFYDPGLFSGLRVVRQVGNHLVLEKPAGKPTPRCVSSRSQSTRG, from the coding sequence GTGAGGCGCGCGCTCCACGCGGGGGTCGTCCTCTCCTTGGTCCTCCTGTTCTGGCGCCTGGGGAGTTCCCCGTTCTGGGATCAGGACGAGGCGAAGTACGCGGGCATCGCCCGGGAAATCCTGCGGACCGGGGACTGGATTACCCTCCACTGGAACGGGGAGCCGTGGTTCGTGCATCCGCCCCTTTACTTCTGGCTGCTGGCCGCCACCGGGAAGTGGCTCGGGGTGACCGAGTTCGTGGCCCGGTTCTGGTCCGCGGTACCGGGCGCGCTCGGGGTGGGGGTCACCGGGCTGCTCGGCCGGGAGCTCTTCGGCCCCGGCTGCGGCCTCCTGTCGGCCTTCGTGCTTGCCACCACCCTCCAGTGGTGGGCGCAGGCGCGGCTGGCGGTCTTCGACCCCCTCCTCGTGCTCTGGATGCTCCTCTCCCTCTTCGGCTTCTGGCGCGGGTACGCGCGTGGGGAGCGCGGAGCGTATCTGCTGGCCTTCGTGGCCGCGGGCCTGGGGACTCTCACGAAGGGGTTCGTGGCCGCGGTGGTGCCGGGCGCGGTGGGGCTCCTGTTCCTGGCGCTCCGCCGGGAGCTCGGTCGCCTGCGGGAGGTTCCGTGGTTCCCCGGACTCCTGAGCTATGCGGTGCTGGGATGCGGGTGGTACGCGGTGCAGGCCGTTCTGCACGGAGAGCCCTTCCTGCGCACCGCACTCGGCTACTACACCCTGAACCGGTATGTGGGCGTGGTGGAAGGGCAGAGCGGCCCGGTGTGGTACTACGTGCCGGTGCTCATCCTGGGTCTCGTGCCGTGGACCGCCTTTTTGGTGAGAGCCTGCTCGGAGGCCGTGCGGGCACGGACGGACCCCCGTCCGCTCTTCCTCCTCACGTGGCTCGGCTTCGGGTTTGCCTTTTTCTCCCTGGCGGGCACGAAGCTCCCGAACTACGTGCTGGGCCTGTACCCCTCGGCGGCCATCCTCATCGGTCGGGTGCTGGAAGCCGGGGTGTTCGGGGAAGAGGAGGGGGCGCTGCGGGACGGGTGGAGGCTTCTCCTCGGCCTGTGCGCGCTGTTCACGGCCGCGGTGGCGATCTACGGGTTCCTGCTCTATCCCTTCCAGACCCGAACCCTGGTTCCCGCCCTGATCCCGCCCGTGGGTGCGCTGGTGGTGGGCGGGGGGATCGCGTCATGGCTGGGCCTGCGCGGTTCTGCCGGGCCCGCGGTGTTGGCCCTCGGCGGGAGCAGCCTGCTGTTCTTCGCCCTCGCCACCGGCATCACCCTGCCCCAGGTGGATCGCTACCGCCATGGCCCGGAATTGGGACGGACCGTGGCCTCGGTGGTGCGGCCCGGGGATGTTCGGATCGGCTACCGGACCACCAACAGCCTCATCACGTACAGCGGCCTGCACTGGCGGTACGCGGAAGATGGAGCCTCGCTCCGGGAGATGCTCTGCGCGGTCCCCTCCCGCCGGCGGGCCGTGGTGGTGGTGCCGGAGCGGTTCTACGATCCAGGGTTGTTTTCCGGCCTGCGGGTGGTGCGGCAGGTGGGGAATCACCTGGTGCTGGAGAAGCCCGCGGGAAAGCCTACCCCGCGGTGCGTTTCCTCCCGGTCTCAGAGCACCAGAGGCTGA
- a CDS encoding LptF/LptG family permease: MCLLDRYVGREVLGAVLFGIGVFTTLLVANHFFFVTRSAVQYGLPPGVFAQLVAYRLPALLGFALPMAVLFGTVLGYGRLAEGREIEAMQTGGIPPERVLLPGVLVAALVSAASYGLGEGVVPWAELRYRRAWARAVGSPLVPDVRWNVLFRDRTQDGSEVVVFARKLDLSSGTLERVTVQQHRDGRLVRVIEAKRATWGPEGWTFHRGRMVVLEDGGLFSGFEVLRLRLARSPQEVAPPERTVLEMSIQEIRQELRRLAREGQPTRPLEVDLAGKYALLGTPFAFALLGFPLGLVHPRGGRGIAFGIVVLALIGYYVLTTASTLLGQAGYLPPTLAAWLPNLVAGGCGVVLLWRRR, translated from the coding sequence ATGTGTCTGCTCGACCGGTACGTGGGCCGGGAGGTGCTGGGCGCGGTCCTGTTCGGGATCGGGGTGTTCACCACCCTGCTCGTGGCCAACCACTTCTTCTTCGTCACCCGGTCCGCGGTGCAGTACGGGTTGCCCCCCGGAGTCTTCGCTCAGCTGGTGGCTTACCGCCTTCCCGCGCTCCTGGGGTTCGCCCTTCCCATGGCGGTGCTCTTCGGCACCGTCCTGGGCTACGGGCGCCTGGCGGAGGGAAGGGAGATTGAGGCCATGCAGACGGGGGGGATCCCCCCCGAGCGCGTCCTCCTGCCGGGCGTTCTGGTGGCCGCGCTGGTGAGCGCGGCGAGCTACGGCCTGGGAGAAGGCGTGGTGCCCTGGGCTGAACTGCGGTACCGGCGGGCCTGGGCCCGGGCCGTGGGAAGCCCCCTCGTGCCAGACGTCCGGTGGAACGTGCTGTTCCGGGACCGGACGCAGGACGGAAGCGAGGTGGTGGTCTTCGCCCGCAAGCTCGACCTCTCCTCCGGGACGTTGGAGCGGGTGACCGTGCAGCAGCACCGGGACGGGCGGCTCGTGCGGGTGATCGAAGCGAAGCGCGCCACCTGGGGACCGGAGGGGTGGACCTTCCACCGCGGCCGCATGGTGGTGCTGGAGGACGGGGGCCTGTTCAGCGGGTTCGAGGTGCTGCGGCTGCGCCTTGCCCGCTCTCCCCAGGAGGTGGCTCCCCCCGAGAGGACGGTGCTGGAGATGAGCATCCAGGAGATCCGGCAGGAACTACGACGGCTCGCACGGGAGGGACAGCCCACCCGACCGCTGGAAGTGGATCTGGCCGGGAAGTACGCACTGCTGGGTACCCCCTTCGCCTTCGCCCTCCTGGGTTTTCCCCTGGGTCTGGTGCACCCACGGGGCGGCCGGGGGATCGCCTTCGGGATCGTGGTGCTGGCGCTCATCGGCTATTACGTCCTCACCACCGCCAGCACCCTCCTGGGACAGGCGGGCTACCTCCCGCCAACCCTCGCAGCCTGGCTTCCGAATCTGGTGGCCGGGGGGTGTGGGGTCGTTCTCCTGTGGCGCAGGCGGTGA
- the lptB gene encoding LPS export ABC transporter ATP-binding protein: protein MSSVHEPGRWDPDGTALRATGLVKRYGARTVVDGVSLVVRPGEVVGLLGPNGAGKTTCFYMIVGLVRPNAGEVYLGTARITHLPVHLRARAGIHYLAQEPSVFRKLTPVENIELILEQHGIPRAERKARVEELLEAMHIAHLRHQPAYTLSGGERRRVEIARALATRPRFLLLDEPFTGVDPKSIQELQDIIATLRAQGIGVLISDHNVRETLAITDRSTILYEGKVLFEGTADALAASEEVRRFYLGERFQM from the coding sequence TTGTCGTCCGTCCATGAGCCCGGGAGGTGGGATCCGGATGGAACCGCCCTGCGGGCCACGGGGCTGGTGAAGCGCTACGGTGCCCGCACGGTGGTGGACGGGGTAAGCCTCGTGGTCCGGCCGGGTGAGGTGGTGGGGTTGCTGGGCCCCAACGGCGCGGGCAAGACTACCTGTTTCTACATGATCGTGGGCCTCGTTCGCCCCAACGCGGGTGAGGTGTACCTCGGCACGGCCCGCATCACGCACCTCCCCGTGCACCTCCGGGCCCGGGCGGGCATCCATTACCTCGCGCAGGAGCCCTCCGTCTTCCGCAAGCTCACCCCGGTGGAGAACATCGAGCTCATCCTGGAGCAGCACGGAATCCCCCGGGCGGAGCGGAAGGCGCGGGTGGAGGAGCTCCTGGAGGCCATGCACATCGCGCACCTCCGCCACCAGCCCGCCTATACCCTCTCAGGTGGGGAGCGGCGACGGGTGGAGATCGCCCGGGCTCTCGCCACCCGCCCCCGGTTCCTGCTGCTGGACGAACCGTTTACGGGAGTGGACCCGAAGTCCATCCAGGAGCTCCAGGACATCATCGCGACTCTTCGGGCCCAGGGGATCGGGGTCCTCATCAGCGATCACAACGTACGGGAGACGCTTGCCATCACGGATCGCTCCACCATCCTGTACGAGGGAAAGGTCCTGTTCGAGGGGACCGCGGATGCCCTCGCGGCCAGCGAGGAGGTGCGGCGGTTCTACCTGGGCGAGCGCTTCCAGATGTGA
- the lpxB gene encoding lipid-A-disaccharide synthase: MKVFLLAGEVSGDVAAAHLTRALRLLEPGVEVVGGGGERMRHAGVRVVLDTSDWGVIGYLESYLRVPVFAGRLRRVLRLIRRERPDVLVLVDFPGFNFAVARRLSPLFPTVYYFPPMAYGRRISRADKLARLPVRVLAPFPFEAELYRAAGADVVFTGHPALDWVRPERSREELCALLGLDTARPLVALLPGSRAQEIHALLPAMVGAVQIARVRVPGLQAVIARAADSLERIIARHAADIPVVSHGTHDLLAAADAALVASGTATLEALILGTPMAVAYRISRATAWIARRIATTPWISLPNILAGTEVVREMLQERATPQALAEELLRLLDPEHAGRMRQALGTLRERLGPPGALERSAREVLARARGMG, translated from the coding sequence GTGAAGGTCTTTCTCCTCGCAGGGGAGGTCTCCGGGGATGTGGCGGCGGCCCACCTGACCCGTGCCCTGCGCCTCCTCGAGCCCGGTGTGGAGGTGGTGGGCGGGGGAGGGGAGCGGATGCGCCACGCGGGGGTCCGGGTGGTGCTCGACACCTCCGACTGGGGCGTCATCGGGTACCTGGAGAGCTACCTGCGCGTTCCGGTCTTCGCGGGAAGGCTTCGGCGGGTGCTGCGGCTGATCCGGCGGGAGCGTCCGGACGTGCTGGTGCTGGTGGACTTCCCCGGCTTCAACTTCGCGGTGGCCCGGCGGCTGAGTCCCCTCTTCCCCACCGTGTACTACTTCCCGCCCATGGCCTACGGCCGCCGGATCAGCCGCGCCGACAAGCTCGCCCGCCTCCCCGTCCGGGTGCTGGCGCCCTTCCCCTTCGAAGCCGAGCTGTACCGGGCCGCGGGCGCGGACGTGGTCTTTACCGGTCACCCCGCCCTGGACTGGGTGCGTCCGGAGCGATCTAGGGAGGAACTCTGCGCCCTCCTGGGTCTGGATACCGCCCGTCCCCTCGTGGCCCTGCTCCCCGGAAGCCGTGCCCAGGAGATCCACGCCCTGCTCCCCGCCATGGTGGGAGCCGTCCAGATCGCCCGGGTGCGGGTGCCGGGCCTCCAGGCCGTCATCGCCCGGGCCGCGGATTCCCTGGAGCGGATCATTGCCCGACACGCGGCGGACATCCCCGTGGTCTCCCATGGCACCCACGACCTCCTGGCCGCCGCGGACGCCGCCCTGGTGGCAAGCGGGACCGCCACCCTGGAGGCCCTGATCCTGGGGACTCCCATGGCGGTCGCGTATCGGATCTCCAGGGCCACCGCCTGGATCGCCCGTCGCATCGCCACCACCCCCTGGATCTCCCTCCCCAACATCCTCGCGGGCACCGAGGTGGTCCGGGAGATGCTGCAGGAGCGGGCGACCCCACAGGCCCTCGCGGAGGAGCTCCTCCGACTCCTGGATCCGGAGCACGCCGGCCGGATGCGGCAGGCGCTCGGGACGCTGCGGGAGCGGCTCGGGCCGCCCGGTGCCCTGGAGCGATCCGCCCGGGAGGTGCTCGCCCGGGCCCGCGGGATGGGGTAG